The genomic interval TGCGCGTGATGGCTTGAAGCCCGTGCACCGTCGCGTGCTGTTCGCGATGAGCGAACTGGGCAACGACTACAACAAGCCGTACAAGAAATCCGCCCGTGTGGTCGGTGACGTGATCGGTAAGTACCACCCGCACGGTGACACCGCGGTGTACGACACCATCGTGCGCATGGCCCAGCCTTTCTCCCTGCGCTACCTGCTGGTCGACGGCCAGGGCAACTTCGGTTCGGTGGACGGCGACAACGCGGCGGCCATGCGATACACCGAAGTGCGCATGACCAAGCTGGCGCACGAGCTGCTGGCCGACCTGCACAAGGAAACCGTGGACTGGGTGCCGAACTACGACGGCACCGAACTGATCCCGGCGGTCATGCCGACCAAGATCCCCAACCTGCTGGTCAACGGCTCCAGCGGCATCGCCGTGGGCATGGCGACCAACATCCCGCCGCACAACCTCGGCGAGGTCATCGACGGTTGCCTGGCCCTCATCGACAACCCCGAGCTGACCGTCGATGAGCTGATGCAGCACATTCCGGGCCCTGACTTCCCGACCGCCGCCGTGATCAACGGCCGCGCCGGCATCATCGAGGCCTACCGCACGGGCCGCGGCCGCATCTACATGCGCGCCCGCTCGATCATCGAAGACATCGACAAGGTCGGCGGCCGTCAGCAGATCGTCGTCACCGAGCTGCCGTACCAACTGAACAAGGCGCGTCTGATCGAGAAGATCGCCGAGCTGGTCAAAGAGAAGAAACTCGAAGGCATCACCGAACTGCGCGACGAATCCGACAAGGACGGCATGCGCATCGTGATCGAGCTGCGCCGCGGCGAAGTGCCGGAGGTGGTGCTCAACAACCTCTACGCCCAGACCCAGCTGCAGAGCGTGTTCGGCATCAACATCGTGGCCCTGATCGACGGCCGTCCGCGGATCCTCAACCTCAAGGACCTGCTGGAAGCCTTCGTTCGCCACCGTCGCGAAGTCGTCACCCGCCGCACCGTGTTCGAACTGCGCAAGGCCCGCGAGCGCGGCCACATCCTCGAAGGCCAGGCCGTCGCCCTGTCGAACATCGACCCGGTGATTGCCCTGATCAAGGCGTCGCCGACGCCGTCCGAGGCCAAGGAAGCGCTGGTCAGCACCCCGTGGGAGTCCACTGCCGTGATGGCGATGGTCGAGCGCGCCGGCGCCGATTCGTGCCGTCCGGAGAACCTCGATCCGCAGTACGGCCTGCGCGAAGGCAAGTACTTCCTGTCGCCGGAGCAGGCCCAGGCCATCCTGGAGCTGCGCCTGCACCGCCTGACCGGCCTGGAGCACGAGAAGCTGCTGGCCGAGTACCAGGAGATCCTCAACCAGATCGGCGAGCTGATCCGCATCCTCAACAGCTCCGCGCGCCTGATGGAAGTGATCCGCGAAGAGCTGGAAGTGATCCGCGCCGAATACGGCGACGTGCGCCGCACCGAAATCCTCGATGCGCGCCTGGACCTGACCCTGGGCGACATGATCCCGGAAGAGGATCGCGTCGTGACCATTTCCCACGGCGGCTACGCCAAGACCCAGCCGCTGGCCGCCTACCAGGCCCAGCGTCGCGGCGGCAAAGGCAAGTCGGCCACCGGCGTCAAGGACGAGGACTACATCGCCCACCTGCTGGTCGCCAACAGCCATACCACGCTGCTGCTGTTCTCCAGCAAGGGCAAGGTGTACTGGCTCAAGACCTACGAGATCCCGGAGGCGTCCCGCGCCGCCCGCGGCCGTCCGTTGGTCAACCTGCTGCCGCTGGACGACGGTGAGTACATCACCACCATGCTGCCGGTCGAGGAATACACCGAAGGCCACTACATCTTCATGGCCACCGCCAACGGCACCGTGAAGAAGACCCCGCTGGAATCCTTCAGCCGTCAGCGCAGCGTCGGTCTGATCGCGCTGGAGCTGGACGAAGGCGACGTATTGATTTCCGCCGCCATCACCGACGGCGAGCGCGAAGTGATGCTGTTCTCCGACGGTGGCAAGGTCACCCGTTTCAAAGAGTCCGACGTGCGTGCCATGGGCCGTACCGCCCGCGGCGTGCGCGGCATGCGCCTGCCGGAAGGCCAGAAGCTGATTTCCATGCTGATCCCGGAAGAAGGCAGCCAGATCCTCACCGCTTCCGAGCGCGGCTACGGCAAGCGCACCGCGATCTCCGAATTCCCTGAGTACAAGCGCGGCGGCCAGGGCGTGATCGCCATGGTCAGCAACGAGCGCAACGGCCGTCTGGTCGGTGCGGTCCAGGTGCTCGACGGCGAGGAGATCATGCTGATCTCCGACCAGGGCACGCTGGTGCGTACCCGTGTCGACGAAGTCTCCAGCCTGGGCCGCAACACTCAGGGCGTGACCCTGATCAAGCTGGCCAAGGACGAGACTTTGGTGGGCCTTGAGCGGGTGCAGGAGCCGTCGGACGTCGAGGGTGACGAGCTGGAAGGCGAAGAGGATGCCGGGCTGGAAGACGGCGTGATCGGCGCCGAGCCGGACGACGCAGGCGACAACCTGCAGGCGGACGCCGCCGACGAAGAAGAGTCGCAAGACTAACCCAATCGTAGCAGGGCAGAGTGTTTGCTCTGTCCGCTACCGTGATTGCATAGCGAGAGTGGATGTGAGCAAACGAGCCTATAACTTCTGCGCAGGTCCCGCTGCGCTGCCTGAAGCTGTCCTGTTGCGTGCCCAGTCCGAGCTGCTCGACTGGCACGGCAAGGGTCTTTCGGTCATGGAGATGAGCCATCGCAGCGATGAGTTCGTCTCCATCGCCACCCAGGCCGAGCAGGATCTGCGTGACCTGCTGAATATCCCCTCGAACTATAAAGTGCTGTTCCTGCAGGGCGGCGCGAGCCAGCAGTTCGCGCAGATCCCGCTGAACCTGCTGCCTGAAGGCGGCAGCGCCGACTACATCGACACCGGCATCTGGTCGCACAAGGCCATCGAAGAGGCGTCCCGCTACGGCCGCGTCAACGTCGCCGCCAGCGCCAAGCCCTACGACTACTTCGCCATTCCCGGCCAGGACGAGTGGACGCTGTCGAAAGACGCGGCCTACGTGCACTACGCGCCGAACGAAACCATCGGCGGCCTGGAATTCCAGTGGATCCCGGAAACCGGCGACGTTCCGCTGGTGGCCGACATGTCGTCCGACATCCTCTCGCGCCCGGTGGACGTCTCCCGCTTCGGCATGATCTACGCCGGCGCCCAGAAGAACATCGGCCCGAGCGGCATCGTCGTCAACATCGTCCGCGAAGACCTGCTGGGCAAGGCCCGTGCACTGTGCCCGACCATGCTCGACTACAAGGTCGCGGCCGACAACGGCTCGATGTACAACACCCCGCCGACCCTGGCCTGGTACCTGTCCGGCCTGGTGTTCCAGTGGCTGAAGGAGCAGGGCGGCGTAGAAGCCATCGCCAGGCTCAACGACGCGAAGCAGCGCACCCTGTATGACTTCATCGACGCCAGCGGCCTCTACAACAACCCGATCAAGAAATCGGACCGTTCCTGGATGAACGTGCCGTTCCGCCTGGCCGACGACCGTCTGGACAAGCCGTTCCTGGCCGGTGCCGAAGAACACGGCCTGCTGAACCTCAAGGGGCACCGCTCCGTGGGCGGCATGCGCGCCTCCATCTACAACGCTGTCGACATCAACGCGGTCAACGCGCTGGTGGCGTACATGGCGGAGTTCGAGAAGGAACACGGCTGATGTCCGAACAAGAACTCAAGGCGCTGCGCCTGCGCATCGATGCCCTGGACGAGAAGGTACTGGACCTGATCAGCGAGCGTGCGCGCTGCGCCCAGGAAGTCGCGCGGGTGAAGATGGCGTCGCTGGCCGAGGGCGAGGTGCCGGTGTTCTACCGGCCCGAGCGTGAGGCCCAGGTGCTCAAGCGGGTGATGGAGCGCAACCAGGGGCCGCTGGGCAACGAAGAGATGGCGCGGCTGTTCCGCGAAATCATGTCCTCGTGCCTGGCGCTGGAACAGCCGCTGAAAGTGGCCTACCTCGGCCCGGAAGGCACCTTCACCCAGGCGGCGGCCATGAAGCACTTCGGCCATGCCGTGATCAGCAAGCCGATGGCGGCCATCGACGAGGTGTTCCGCGAAGTGGCCGCCGGTGCGGTGAACTTCGGCGTGGTGCCGGTGGAGAACTCCACCGAGGGTGCGGTCAACCACACCCTCGACAGCTTCCTCGAGCACGACATGGTGATCTGCGGTGAGGTTGAACTGCGCATTCACCATCACTTGCTGGTGGGTGAAAACACCAAGACCGACAGCATCACCCGCATCTATTCCCACGCCCAGTCGCTGGCCCAGTGCCGCAAGTGGCTGGACGCCCATTACCCGAACGTCGAGCGTGTGGCGGTGCCGAGCAACGCCGAGGCGGCCAAGCGGGTCAAGGGCGAATGGAACTCGGCGGCGATCGCCGGCGACATGGCGGCCGGGCTGTACGGCCTGACCCGTCTGGCCGAGAAGATCGAAGACCGTCCGGACAACTCCACGCGGTTCCTGATGATCGGCAACCAGGAAGTGCCGCCGACCGGCGACGACAAGACCTCGATCATCGTGTCCATGAGCAACAAGCCCGGCGCGCTCCACGAGCTGCTGGTGCCGTTCCATGACAACGGCATCGACCTGACCCGCATCGAGACCCGTCCGTCGCGCAGCGGCAAGTGGACCTACGTGTTCTTCATCGACTTCGTCGGCCATCACCGCGACCCGCTGGTCAAGGGCGTGCTGGAGAAGATCAGTCAGGAAGCGGTGGCACTCAAGGTGCTGGGTTCCTACCCGAAAGCAGTTCTTTAAGGGGTATCAGCCTAATGAGCGGTAACTTCCTCGACCTGGCGCAGCCGGGCGTGCAGCAACTTTCGCCTTACGTTCCGGGCAAGCCTGTGGACGAACTGGCCCGCGAGCTGGACCTGGATCCGGCCAGCATCGTCAAACTGGCCAGCAACGAGAACCCGTTGGGCGCCAGTCCGAAGGCCCTGGCGGCCATCCGCGACGAGCTGGCCGAGCTGACCCGCTATCCGGACGGCAACGGCTTTGCGCTCAAGTCCCTGCTGGCCGGGCAATGTCGCGTCGAGTTGAACCAGGTGACCCTGGGCAACGGCTCCAACGACATTCTGGAGCTGGTGGCGCGGGCCTACCTGGCTCCGGGCCTGAATGCGGTGTTCAGCGAGCACGCCTTTGCGGTCTACCCGATCGCGACCCAGGCCGTCGGCGCGCAGGCCAAGGTCGTGCCGGCCAAGGACTGGGGGCATGACCTGCCGGCCATGCTGGCGGCCATCGACGCCAATACCCGCGTCGTGTTCATCGCCAACCCGAACAACCCGACCGGCACCTGGTTCGGTGCCGAAGCGCTGGACGAATTCCTGCAGGACGTGCCGGAGCATGTGCTGGTGGTGCTGGACGAGGCGTACATCGAGTACGCCGAAGGCTCCGACCTGCCGGACGGCCTGGACTTCCTGGCGGCGTACCCGAACCTGCTGGTGTCGCGCACCTTCTCCAAGGCCTATGGCCTGGCGGCCCTGCGCGTTGGCTACGGCCTCTCCACGCCTGTGGTGGCGGACGTGCTGAACCGCGTGCGGCAGCCGTTCAACGTCAACAGCCTGGCGTTGGCGGCGGCTTGCGCGGCGCTGAAGGATGAGGATTACCTGGCGCAAAGCCGCCAGCTCAACGAGTCCGGCATGCAGCAGCTCGAGGCGGGTTTCCGCGACCTGGGGCTGGGCTGGATCCCGTCCAAGGGCAACTTCATCTGCGTCGACCTCGGTCAGGTGGCTGCTCCGGTGTTCCAGGGCCTGCTGCGCGAGGGCGTGATCGTGCGCCCGGTGGCCAACTACGGCATGCCGAACCACCTGCGGGTGACCATCGGCCTGCCGGCGGAAAACAGCCGCTTCCTCGAGGCGCTGCGCAAGGTTCTGGCCCGTGGGTGATGTCACTGCGCTGCAACCTGCTGCACCTATGATCGGTCGCCTGGTGGTGGTCGGTCTGGGGTTGATCGGTGGTTCTTTTGCCAAGGGGTTGCGTGAAAGCGGCCTGTGCCGCGAAGTGGTCGGGGTCGATCTCGACCCGCAGTCGCGCAAGCTTGCGGTCGAGCTGGGGGTGGTGGATCGCTGCGAGGAGGATCTGCTCGCCGCCTGTCAGGGCGCTGACGTGATCCAGCTGGCCGTGCCGATCCTGGCCATGGAGAAAGTGCTGGGCCGCCTGGCCGGCATGGAACTGGGGCAGGCGATCCTGACCGACGTCGGCAGCGCCAAGGGCAATGTGGTGCGTGCGGCCACGCAAGCGTTCGGCGGCATGCCGCCGCGTTTCGTGCCCGGGCATCCGATCGCCGGTTCCGAGCAAAGCGGCGTGGAAGCCTCCAACGCCGAGCTGTTCCGCCGTCACAAGGTGATCCTCACGCCGCTGGAGCAGACCGATCCGCACGCGCTGGCGGTCGTCGACCGTTTGTGGCGCGAACTGGGCGCCGACGTCGAGCACATGCAGGTCGACCGTCACGACGAAGTGCTGGCCGCGACCAGTCACCTTCCGCACCTGCTGGCCTTCGGTCTCGTCGATTCGCTGGCCAAGCGCAATGAAAACCTGGAGATCTTCCGTTACGCTGCGGGCGGTTTCCGCGATTTCACAAGAATCGCCGGAAGCGACCCGGTCATGTGGCACGACATCTTCCTCGCCAACCGCGAGGCGGTCCTGCGCACACTCGATACATTTCGCAGCGACCTCGACGCCTTGCGCGACGCGGTCGATGCAGGGGATGGGCACCAACTGTTGGGCGTCTTCACGCGCGCCCGGGTTGCCCGCGAGCATTTCAGTAAAATCCTGGCCCGCAGGGCCTATGTGGACGCTATGAATTCCAACGATCTGATCTTCCTGGCTCAACCTGGTGGCCGCCTGTCCGGTCGGATTCGCGTACCGGGCGACAAATCGATTTCCCACCGTTCGATCATGCTCGGCTCCCTGGCTGAAGGCGTCACCGAAGTCGAAGGTTTCCTCGAGGGCGAAGACGCCCTGGCGACCTTGCAGGCGTTCCGCGACATGGGCGTGGTCATCGAAGGCCCGCACCACGGTCGCGTGACCATTCACGGCGTCGGCCTGCACGGCCTCAAGCCTGCGCCTGGCCCGATCTACCTGGGCAACTCCGGCACTTCGATGCGCCTGCTGTCCGGCCTGCTGGCGGCGCAGGACTTCGACAGCACCCTGACCGGCGACGCGTCGCTGTCCAAGCGTCCGATGAACCGCGTGGCCAATCCGCTGCGCGAGATGGGCGCCGTGATCGAGACCGCCGCCGAAGGCCGTCCGCCGATGACCATCCGCGGCGGCAACAAGCTCAAGGGCCTGACCTACACCATGCCGATGGCCAGCGCCCAGGTGAAGTCCTGCCTGCTGCTGGCGGGCCTCTACGCCGACGGCAAGACCACCGTCACCGAGCCTGCGCCGACCCGCGACCATACCGAGCGCATGCTGCGCGGCTTCGGCTATGCGGTGGACGTCGACGGTGCGACCGCCTCGGTCGAGTCGGGCGGCAAGCTGACCGCGACCCACATCGAAGTGCCGGGCGACATTTCCTCGTCGGCGTTCTTCCTGGTGGCGGCCTCGATCGCCGAGGGCTCCGAGCTGGTGCTCGAGCACGTCGGCATCAACCCGACCCGTACCGGCGTCATCGACATCCTGCGCCTGATGGGCGCGGACATCACCCTGGAGAACCAGCGTGAAGTCGGCGGCGAGCCGGTGGCCGACCTGCGCGTGCGGGCAGCTAAACTGAAGGGTATCGAGATTCCCGAGGCGCTGGTTCCGCTGGCCATCGACGAGTTCCCGGTGCTGTTCGTGGCCGCTGCCTGCGCAGAAGGCCGTACCGTGCTGACCGGCGCCGAAGAGCTGCGGGTCAAGGAGTCGGACCGGATCCAGGTCATGGCGGACGGTCTGCTGGCGCTGGGCGTCAAGTGCGAACCGACCCCGGACGGCATCATCATCGACGGCGGCCGCATCGGCGGCGGCGAAGTGCACGGTCACGGCGACCACCGCATCGCGATGGCCTTCAGTGTGGCCTCGCTGCGCGCCGATGCGCCGATCCGCATCCATGACTGCGCCAACGTCGCGACCTCGTTCCCGAACTTCCTGGCGCTGTGCGCGCAGGTGGGCATCCGTGTGGCAAAAGAGGCGCAGTCGTGAACAGCATCGCACCGGTCATCACCATCGATGGGCCAAGCGGCTCGGGCAAGGGCACGGTAGCCGGCATTCTGGCCGAGCGCCTGGGCTGGAAGCTGCTGGACTCCGGTGCGCTGTATCGCCTGTTGGCGTTCGCGGCGCGCAACCATGGTGTCGACCTGACCAATGAGGAGCTGCTGAAGAAGCTCGCCGCTCATCTGGATGTGCAGTTCATTCCGGCGACGAACGGTCAGCTGCAGCGCATCATCCTGGAAGGCGACGAAGTCAGCGATGTCATCCGCACCGAGGGCGTCGGCGCCGGCGCCTCCCAGGTGGCGGCGTTGCCGGCGGTGCGCGAGGCGTTGCTGCAGCGCCAGCGTGATTTCCAGGAAATGCCGGGCCTGGTGGCCGACGGCCGCGACATGGGCACAGTGGTGTTCCCCGGTGCCCCCTTGAAGATTTTCCTGACGGCCAGTGCCGAGGAGCGGGCGCGCCGCCGATATTTGCAGTTGAAGGGCAAAGTCGAGGGTGTTAGTCTGTCGAGTCTGCTAGATGAGATCCGTGCGCGCGACGAGCGTGACACCCAGCGAAGCGTAGCCCCGCTCAAGCCGGCGGCCGACGCGATACAGCTGGATTCCACGGAGTTGTCCATCGATCAGGTGCTTGAACGCATCATGAGCGAGATCGCCCTCCGCGATATCGCCGGGTGACCAGAAGGCGGCAGGGGACCAGTCATAGTCCTGCGGCGCTTCTTTTAAATGAAACTGATCCATACCGTCTGGGGTGTGGCTATGGGCGTATCCTTCGCCCTAATCTACAGGAATTAAAATGAGCGAAAGCTTTGCGGAACTCTTTGAAGAAAGCCTAAAGTCCCTGAACCTTCAGGCAGGCTCCATCATCACCGGCGTTATCGTTGATATCGACTACCAGATGGGCTGGGTAACCGTCCACGCTGGCCTGAAGTCGGAAGCACTCATCCCTCTGGAGCAATTCAAGAGCGATTCGGGTGACCTGAACATCAACATCGGTGACGAAGTTCACGTTGCTCTGGACTCGGTTGAAGACGGTTTCGGTGAAACCAAACTGTCCCGTGAAAAAGCCAAGCGCGCTGAATGCTGGATCGTTCTGGAAGCTGCCTTCGCAGCCGAGGAAGTGGTCAAGGGCGTTATCAACGGTAAGGTTAAGGGCGGCTTCACTGTCGACGTTAACGGCATCCGTGCGTTCCTGCCAGGTTCCCTGGTTGACGTCCGTCCAGTGCGCGACACCACGCACCTGGAAGGCAAAGAGCTGGAATTCAAGGTCATCAAGCTGGATCAGAAGCGCAACAACGTTGTCGTTTCCCGTCGCAGCGTCCTGGAAGCCGAGAACTCCGCCGAGCGTGAAGCTCTGCTGGAATCCCTGCAGGAAGGCCAGCAAGTCAAAGGTATCGTCAAGAACCTCACCGATTACGGCGCATTCGTCGATCTGGGTGGCGTGGACGGCCTGCTGCACATCACCGACATGGCCTGGAAGCGCATCAAGCATCCTTCCGAGATCGTCAATGTCGGCGACGAGATCGACGTCAAGGTTCTGAAGTACGATCGCGAGCGCAACCGTGTTTCCCTGGGCCTGAAGCAACTGGGTGAAGACCCGTGGGTTGCCATCAAAGCCCGTTACCCGGAAAGCACCCGCGTCATGGCGCGCGTGACCAACCTGACCGACTACGGCTGCTTCGCTGAGCTGGAAGAAGGCGTTGAAGGTCTGGTGCACGTTTCCGAAATGGACTGGACCAACAAGAACATCCACCCTTCGAAAGTCGTACAAGTCGGCGACGAAGTGGAAGTCATGGTTCTGGACATCGACGAAGAGCGTCGTCGTATCTCCCTGGGCATCAAGCAGTGCAAGTCGAACCCATGGGAAGACTTCTCTGGCCAGTTCAACAAGGGCGACAAGATCTCCGGCACCATCAAGTCGATCACCGACTTCGGTATCTTCATCGGCCTGGACGGCGGCATCGACGGTCTGGTTCACCTGTCCGATATCTCCTGGAACGAAACCGGCGAAGAAGCCGTGCGTCGTTACAAGAAGGGCGACGAGCTGGACACCGTTATCCTGTCGGTTGACCCAGAGCGCGAGCGCATCTCCCTGGGCATCAAGCAACTGGAAAGCGATCCGTTCTCCGAGTACGTTCAAGAGAACGACAAGGGCGCTATCGTCAAGGGCACCGTGAAAGAAGTTGACGCCAAAGGCGCCATCATCGTTCTGGCCGACGACATCGAAGCGACCCTGAAAGCCTCCGAAATCAGCCGTGACCGCGTTGAAGACGCGCGTAACGTCCTGAAAGAAGGCCAGGAAGTCGAAGCCAAGATCATCAGCGTTGACCGTAAGAGCCGCGTAATCCAGCTCTCGATCAAGTCGAAAGACGACGCTGAAGAGAAAGAAGCCATCCAGAGCCTGAAAGCCGCTCCGGAAGGTGAAGCAGTCGACACCACCATGGCGGCACTGCTGAAGCAAGCAATGGCCAAACAGAACTAAGTTCTGATCGGTCATGAGAAAGGGCGACTTCGGTCGCCCTTTTTTTGTGCCTGCGATTTGGCGTTCGCGGTCTTGAGGGGCGGTTTCGGCATCTGGATGAAACCGGATCGTTTTTTTGACGGTCTGTTTCTCTGGGCGGATCAATTGCCCAATCGCAGCTAGGCTTGAATTGAAGAGTGCAGTGGTCGGGCTGTTTGCCTGGCATAAGGATCGGAATGAGCAAGCTGATTGTCTTGTTTGCAATGTTGGCGTTGGCGGGGTGCACGACTGGCGCAAAGACGCATGCGGTGCACGGTGTCAGCGGCATAGAGGTGGACTGTTCGGGCCTGGGGTCCGGATGGGACAGGTGTCTCAAGCGGGCGGCCAAGGAGTGCAAGGGGGCTGGCTACAAGGTGTTGGCGAGATCCGATGATGCGAAGGAGGAGGACGTCTTTCCTTTCGGATTCAACCCGGCAGGCTACGTGACGCGCACCATGCTGGTGATCTGTCGGTGACTCCGCAGGCGTCGCAGTGCTGAAAGCGGGTGTTTCCGGGGCGTTGAAGATATGTCAATCCCTGGGCTGTTCAAATTCTTCAGGGCGTGCTAAAACCTTTGAAGCGCTGATCTAGCTGCTTGAAAAAGAAGGGAAAAACATGACGAAGTCGGAGTTGATCGAACGAATTGTCACCCATCAAGGGCTGCTCTCATCCAAGGATGTGGAGTTGGCCATCAAGACCATGCTTGAGCAAATGTCCCAATGCCTGGCGACCGGGGATCGCATTGAGATCCGTGGCTTCGGCAGCTTTTCCCTGCACTACCGTGCGCCGCGCGTCGGTCGCAACCCAAAGACCGGCCAGTCCGTCAGCCTCGACGGGAAGTTCGTTCCGCACTTCAAGCCAGGCAAGGAGTTGCGTGACCGTGTGAACGAAGAGGAGGAGGGGCTGTGATCGTCATGCCGCTTTCCGGGGAGTCGGCATGAGCCCTCTCAAACGTATCGTCGCAGGCGTCTTCCTGCTGGTGCCGGTGCTGGCCACTCTTGCGTTCATGCTGGAGAACCAGCAGCCGCTTTCGCTGCGCTTCATGGGGTGGGTCGGCCCCGAGCTTCCCGTCTCGTTGATCATGGTGCTGGCGTTGCTGTTCGGCATGTTGATCGGCCCGCTGATCGGCTGGCTTTTCGGGCGGTCGTCCAGGGCGTCCCGCAAACGTCTCGCCTGACACATGCAGCGACAAAGCCGGGTGTCGATGCTGTTCCGTTTGATCCGCAGCCTATCCAGATCCATTAGTAAATCGTTCATTAAGCTGTAAAATGCCGCCCTGACCGACTGGAGGCATCTTTGCGCTTCCGTCAGGACCGATTTCGATAGAGGCCTCGTCGTCGAGGGGCTTTTTGTTCGTGGATTTGACGTCGCCCGGTCGGCGATCCGTCAGCAGCTCAAGGGTATGACTTCGCGTGAAAATTCTCGTAACCGGCGGTGCCGGATTCATCGGCTCG from Pseudomonas ekonensis carries:
- the rpsA gene encoding 30S ribosomal protein S1 produces the protein MSESFAELFEESLKSLNLQAGSIITGVIVDIDYQMGWVTVHAGLKSEALIPLEQFKSDSGDLNINIGDEVHVALDSVEDGFGETKLSREKAKRAECWIVLEAAFAAEEVVKGVINGKVKGGFTVDVNGIRAFLPGSLVDVRPVRDTTHLEGKELEFKVIKLDQKRNNVVVSRRSVLEAENSAEREALLESLQEGQQVKGIVKNLTDYGAFVDLGGVDGLLHITDMAWKRIKHPSEIVNVGDEIDVKVLKYDRERNRVSLGLKQLGEDPWVAIKARYPESTRVMARVTNLTDYGCFAELEEGVEGLVHVSEMDWTNKNIHPSKVVQVGDEVEVMVLDIDEERRRISLGIKQCKSNPWEDFSGQFNKGDKISGTIKSITDFGIFIGLDGGIDGLVHLSDISWNETGEEAVRRYKKGDELDTVILSVDPERERISLGIKQLESDPFSEYVQENDKGAIVKGTVKEVDAKGAIIVLADDIEATLKASEISRDRVEDARNVLKEGQEVEAKIISVDRKSRVIQLSIKSKDDAEEKEAIQSLKAAPEGEAVDTTMAALLKQAMAKQN
- the ihfB gene encoding integration host factor subunit beta, translating into MTKSELIERIVTHQGLLSSKDVELAIKTMLEQMSQCLATGDRIEIRGFGSFSLHYRAPRVGRNPKTGQSVSLDGKFVPHFKPGKELRDRVNEEEEGL
- a CDS encoding LapA family protein, whose protein sequence is MSPLKRIVAGVFLLVPVLATLAFMLENQQPLSLRFMGWVGPELPVSLIMVLALLFGMLIGPLIGWLFGRSSRASRKRLA